One region of Melitaea cinxia chromosome 29, ilMelCinx1.1, whole genome shotgun sequence genomic DNA includes:
- the LOC123667708 gene encoding uncharacterized protein LOC123667708 yields MQNDPEFSPDHNMFLAFEEIYCIIKSIVQQLKSHTTPLSTEKSRLNLPPINLKTFDGELKNWPSFFECFNNAVHNNTNLSKSDKVFYLSGILSKSALTAISGIPPTADNYDLIYSTLVDKYQDIRTLACTYLQQIISLKPLTTASADGLNVFLDKFAASVCAFDRLNISNKKDFIFLFLALQKLDKETIRNFELYVRSEKLPTYESLVKFIKEQVKIIERSSSNTFNTQPTSKNSYSKSSSHFAPKPVNNVKHTKSFITSESNNNCCPLRLKIGHEQFYRCPKFLKLTPKERYNIVKENNSCCNCLSFNHKTFLCKSNKSCSICGSKTHHTLLHFHKNLTSSPASGIEPRLTAEQNPATHAPHTAESSGATNYSPAIASSYDASHTMQPLSMCSNTLLSLRDAHTVLLATARIVLRTSDGYEYIARALIDNGSMNDFVTINLCKKLSLKINSLPEKVTVNGFGGSSKEVKGQTNIKFYSRFDRNISFNLQPLVVENITDRIPTLPIDRSMLAYLSRTPLADDTFSDPGEVEMLIGAKLFTRLLLPGRVHGPPGTPTGIQTPLGFILMGDAPVKCRSHRTAAPPCHTLCAFTGQPLDVLMRSFWETEEVSTPRSALLSHEEKVCEDLYKSSTTREATGTYVVSLPFKTNPSALGDSMQSSKSRFFALEKRFLRDPNYRSAYNNIITDYCDKDYISPISADSKLPSLTYVIPHHGVIREDKITTKIRMVLDASARTDTGVSLNDILFSGPNLQADLFIILLNFRLLPIALCADVEQMYLRIKVHPQFYKFQQILYRFNTSDPIQLFEFKRVCFGLTSSPFLALRTLRQLADDEKNNFPLASEVINGGFFFMDDICCSINDVHSAQKVASQLINMFAAGGFKLHKWLSNSPEVLSSLPQNRLHPQSLNFASTTTQKVLGVTWEPHEDNFNFFIRSAEVPCTKRNMLSVIARLWDVMGFAAPLIMFAKLLIKELWLIKLDWDDEPPSHIQTQWSRFQSELPLLSNLSLPRHVGVSHGCNAALLGFSDASEMGYGAALYVRVQSEDGVSVRLLCAKSKVAPVQTISLARARPKPAQPPVMANLPTCRLKISKPFAHTGVDYGGPLMITLTRRRGIKSQKAYLCAFVCLTTRAVHIEVATDLSTDAFLNAFKRFISRRGPVERIYSDHGTNFVGAKSYLTEIQHFLKSNAFSEDFKTELAKNRISWEMIPPNAPHFGGGWEATIKSFKTHLFRMIGSQILTYEELLTVLCQIEAILNSRPLGILSEDPAEPLPLTPAHFLNTTPLAYLPSPNVEKDKPNLLSRFMLLDGLVRSYWRRWSDEYLHTLQIRQKWNTDVPKVYKGMIVLIMRDNSPPLHWPLGIISETIEGKDGHVRIALVKTKTGTLKRPIVRLCPLPNIY; encoded by the exons ATGCAGAATGATCCTGAATTTTCTCCAGATCATAATATGTTCCTCGCGTTCGAGGAAATTTATTGTATCATAAAGTCTATAGTTCAGCAGCTAAAAAGCCATACTACACCGCTATCTACAGAGAAGTCTAGATTAAATTTACCtcctattaatttaaaaacgtttgATGGAGAATTAAAAAATTGGCCATCattttttgaatgttttaataACGCAGTACataataacacaaatttaaGTAAGTCCGATAAGGTATTTTATCTGTCGGGTATTCTTTCAAAGTCCGCGTTAACCGCTATTTCTGGTATACCGCCTACCGCAGATAATTACGATTTAATATATTCTACGCTGGTTGACAAATACCAGGACATCCGCACGCTTGCATGTAcatatttacaacaaattataagtttaaagcCGTTGACCACAGCCTCCGCTGATGGTTTAAATGTTTTCTTAGATAAATTTGCAGCATCTGTATGTGCATTCGacagattaaatatttcaaacaaaaaagattttatttttctatttttagcaTTACAAAAGTTAGATAAAGAAACTATTCGTAACTTTGAACTTTATGTTAGAAGTGAAAAATTACCCACTTATGAATCTTTAGTTAAGTTTATAAAGGAACAAGTAAAAATTATAGAACGTTCTTCTTCGAATACTTTTAATACTCAACCCACTAGTAAAAACTCATATAGTAAAAGTTCTTCGCACTTCGCACCTAAACCGGTTAATAATGTTAAGCACACTAAATCCTTTATTACTTccgaatcaaataataattgttgtcCATTGCGCTTAAAAATAGGTCACGAACAATTTTATCGCTGCcctaaatttcttaaattaacacCTAAAGAAcgctataatattgttaaagaaAACAATAGTTGCTGCAACTGCTTAAGTTTTaatcataaaacatttttatgtaaatcaaataaatctTGTAGTATCTGTGGATCTAAAACGCATCACACTCttttacattttcataaaaatctaacCTCGAGTCCCGCCTCAGGAATCGAACCCCGACTCACCGCGGAACAAAACCCCGCTACGCACGCACCGCACACCGCTGAGTCATCGGGCGCGACAAATTACTCGCCTGCCATAGCTAGCTCGTACGACGCGTCTCATACAATGCAACCGCTATCAATGTGTTCGAATACGTTGTTGAGTTTACGCGACGCGCACACCGTGTTACTTGCTACGGCGCGCATTGTCTTGCGCACCAGTGACGGTTACGAATATATCGCTCGCGCTCTGATTGATAACGGATCTATGAATGACTTTGTTACTATTAATCTTTGtaagaaattatcattaaaaattaattcacttCCTGAGAAAGTTACTGTAAACGGGTTTGGTGGTTCTTCTAAGGAGGTTAAGggacaaacaaatataaaattttactcgCGTTTTGATcgcaatatttcttttaatttacaacCACTTGTTGTGGAAAATATTACGGACCGCATTCCTACGTTACCTATTGATAGGTCGATGTTAGCATATCTTTCCCGCACGCCGCTTGCTGATGATACATTCTCTGATCCCGGTGAGGTCGAGATGTTGATTGGCGCTAAGTTATTTACCCGCTTACTGCTGCCTGGCCGCGTCCATGGACCTCCAGGTACCCCTACGGGGATTCAAACTCCACTTGGATTTATTTTAATGGGCGATGCTCCTGTTAAGTGTCGTTCCCACCGCACCGCCGCTCCGCCCTGTCATACGTTGTGTGCGTTTACGGGCCAGCCGTTAGATGTACTGATGAGAAGTTTTTGGGAAACTGAAGAAGTTTCCACTCCTCGCTCCGCCTTGCTTAGTCATGAGGAGAAAGTATGTGAAGATCTATATAAGTCTTCAACTACCCGCGAAGCAACAGGTACTTATGTTGTTTCTCTGCCATTTAAAACTAACCCCTCAGCTTTGGGTGACTCAATGCAGAGTTCTAAAAGTAGATTTTTTGCTTTGGAGAAACGTTTTTTGCGCGATCCAAATTACCGCTCcgcttacaataatattattactgatTATTGTGATAAGGATTACATTTCTCCGATATCCGCAGACAGTAAGCTTCCTTCATTAACTTACGTCATTCCGCATCACGGTGTAATACGTGAAGATAAAATTACTACGAAAATCCGCATGGTCTTGGACGCTAGTGCACGTACTGATACAGGGGTGTCACtaaatgacattttattttCCGGACCAAATTTGCAAGCAGActtgtttataattttgcttAATTTCCGCTTACTTCCAATCGCACTGTGCGCTGATGTCGAGCAAATGTATTTGCGTATAAAGGTACATCcacagttttataaatttcaacaaatactTTATCGCTTCAACACTTCTGATCCTATTCAGTTGTTTGAATTTAAACGTGTTTGCTTCGGACTGACTTCCAGTCCATTCCTAGCACTCCGCACGCTGCGACAACTCGCAGACGacgagaaaaataattttccacTCGCCTCTGAAGTGATTAATGGTGGTTTTTTCTTCATGGATGACATTTGTTGTTCCATAAATGATGTGCACTCTGCGCAGAAGGTAGCCTCGCAACTTATTAATATGTTCGCTGCTGGAGGTTTCAAGCTCCATAAGTGGTTAAGTAACTCGCCCGAAGTGCTCTCTTCTCTTCCGCAAAACCGTTTGCATCCACAATCACTCAATTTTGCTTCAACCACAACACAAAAGGTTTTAGGTGTAACATGGGAGCCTCatgaagataattttaattttttcattcgcTCCGCTGAGGTACCATGTACTAAGCGAAATATGCTGTCTGTTATAGCCCGTTTATGGGATGTAATGGGTTTCGCTGCTCCTTTAATTATGTTTGCTAAGCTCCTAATTAAAGAGCTTTGGTTAATAAAGCTGGATTGGGACGACGAGCCTCCATCGCATATCCAAACCCAATGGTCAAGGTTCCAAAGTGAACTTCCACTTTTGTCAAACTTATCCCTCCCGCGTCACGTTGGTGTGAGTCATGGTTGCAACGCTGCACTCTTAGGGTTCTCAGATGCTTCTGAGATGGGTTATGGAGCTGCACTTTATGTTCGCGTACAATCTGAAGACGGAGTTTCTGTACGCCTATTGTGCGCAAAGTCAAAGGTTGCACCTGTTCAAACGATAAGTCTGGCTAG AGCACGCCCTAAGCCTGCTCAGCCGCCGGTTATGGCTAACTTACCCACCTGCCGCTTAAAAATATCCAAACCTTTTGCGCACACCGGTGTTGATTACGGTGGACCGCTTATGATCACTTTGACTAGGAGACGTGGTATAAAAAGCCAAAAGGCTTATTTATGCGCTTTCGTGTGCCTGACTACTCGTGCAGTGCATATCGAGGTTGCCACCGATTTAAGTACCGACGCTTTTTTGAATGCTTTCAAACGGTTTATTTCTCGTCGCGGTCCTGTCGAAAGGATTTATTCGGATCATGGTACAAATTTCGTTGGTGCAAAATCATATTTAACAGAAATTCAGCATTTTTTGAAGTCTAACGCTTTCAGTGAAGATTTTAAAACAGAATTAGCTAAAAATCGCATTTCTTGGGAAATGATTCCACCTAACGCTCCCCACTTCGGTGGTGGATGGGAAGCGAccattaaatcttttaaaacgcATCTTTTTCGAATGATTGGTTCGCAGATCCTTACTTACGAAGAGCTCTTAACCGTACTCTGCCAGATCGAGGCAATTCTTAATTCAAGGCCGTTAGGAATACTCAGTGAAGATCCTGCGGAACCTTTACCTCTTACCCCTGCACATTTTTTAAACACGACGCCTTTGGCTTATCTTCCATCACCTAACGTGGAAAAGGATAAACCAAATTTACTATCGCGCTTTATGCTGCTTGACGGACTGGTCCGTTCCTATTGGCGAAGGTGGAGTGATGAATATTTACACACGCTCCAGATTCGGCAAAAATGGAATACGGATGTACCGAAGGTGTATAAGGGAATGATAGTGCTGATTATGCGAGATAATAGCCCTCCACTGCATTGGCCATTAGGCATTATAAGTGAGACGATTGAAGGTAAAGACGGTCACGTTAGGATAGCTTTAGTTAAAACTAAAACTGGTACATTGAAACGCCCTATTGTTCGCCTCTGTCCTTTACCCAATATTTACTAA
- the LOC123667991 gene encoding chorion class B protein PC10-like, translated as MFKAVVSVCALALMIQSGAGACLGAGLAAPYGLAGSYGAFGARDGLGLYGANDGFGACGAYGAIDGFGAYGAFEGIGPYGGYGPRSLAASNGEGLAVSSASAYPAGVSVLSENAIEGPLAVTGALPFLGTVALEGALPTAGSGAVNYGCGNGAVAILAEDLAPAGISGPRGYGIGALGAEGLGYGSYGYGINGLAGPFRSGCGCGAAI; from the exons ATGTTCAAGGCTGTAGTTTCCGTCTGCGCTCTGGCGCTCATGATCCAG TCCGGCGCTGGTGCGTGCCTGGGAGCTGGATTGGCTGCGCCTTACGGTCTGGCCGGTTCTTACGGAGCATTCGGAGCTAGGGATGGGCTTGGTTTATACGGAGCTAACGACGGTTTTGGTGCTTGCGGTGCTTACGGCGCCATTGACGGTTTCGGTGCTTACGGTGCTTTTGAAGGAATTGGCCCTTACGGAGGGTACGGACCTCGTTCCTTAGCTGCTTCCAATGGCGAAGGTCTGGCTGTATCAAGCGCTTCTGCTTACCCAGCCGGAGTATCCGTTTTATCCGAAAACGCCATTGAAGGACCTCTTGCAGTCACCGGCGCTCTGCCGTTCTTGGGAACCGTGGCTCTAGAAGGAGCTCTGCCAACTGCCGGTTCTGGTGCTGTCAACTATGGCTGCGGCAATGGAGCCGTCGCCATATTGGCTGAGGACCTCGCCCCCGCTGGCATCTCTGGCCCACGCGGCTACGGCATTGGTGCCTTAGGTGCCGAGGGTTTGGGCTACGGTTCTTACGGCTATGGAATCAATGGCCTTGCTGGACCCTTCCGTTCCGGATGTGGATGTGGTGCTGCTATCTAA